A window of the Hevea brasiliensis isolate MT/VB/25A 57/8 chromosome 6, ASM3005281v1, whole genome shotgun sequence genome harbors these coding sequences:
- the LOC110647989 gene encoding heavy metal-associated isoprenylated plant protein 26: MGALDHFSHLFDCSHGSSKLKKRKQLQTVEIKVRIDCEGCERKVKRAVEGMKGVKQVDVERKANKLTVVGYVDPSKVVARVAHRTGKKAELWPYVPYDVVAHPYAPGVYDKKAPAGYVRRAEDPQVSQLARASSTEVRYTTAFSDENPQACSIM; encoded by the exons ATGGGTGCTCTTGATCATTTTTCTCATCTCTTCGACTGCTCTCATGGAAGTTCAAAGCTCAAGAAGCGCAAGCAATTGCAG ACGGTGGAGATCAAAGTTAGAATCGACTGCGAAGGATGCGAGCGCAAGGTGAAACGAGCAGTGGAAGGAATGAAAGGCGTGAAACAAGTGGACGTGGAGCGCAAAGCAAACAAGCTGACAGTCGTTGGATATGTGGACCCATCTAAGGTGGTGGCCCGCGTGGCTCATCGGACGGGCAAAAAGGCTGAACTATGGCCATACGTCCCTTATGACGTGGTGGCCCATCCTTATGCCCCTGGGGTCTACGACAAGAAGGCCCCAGCTGGGTACGTGAGAAGGGCTGAGGACCCACAAGTGTCTCAACTGGCACGTGCGAGCTCCACTGAAGTCCGATATACCACTGCTTTTAGTGATGAGAATCCACAAGCATGCTCTATTA